The following are encoded in a window of Gramella sp. MT6 genomic DNA:
- a CDS encoding response regulator, with the protein MKKNYFLYFLVCFFLWNNSGAQTSDEISEDSLRVISETIADQMGKYHYEQAIEQSHNLLGLAKDKENFYYVTKAYNYLGHAYTDQEDSARARKNYTLGLEYAKLSKNDTVLMHSYNNLGNIYSEIPETQEKGIAYYNKVIDIANRIGATSELIAPKTNIGWTYLDDGQFEKAFPYIYGSLELMDSLVQEKPEYLKEIDYFYSPIYMLHGRYYSHKKQFDTAKYYFETSIELAEKDSLIFEAAEAYQEYSKMLARQGDYEAAYSAQQKFIDFKSMIFESEKLKQTEVANAKYNINQYKKDLLIAEKEQKYQHDIIQKSKEKVVVMVFSSIGMIFILVFLYKINRDRQNLIEKLKFKNIQYRDAKIEAERLSLLKTRFFSTVSHEIRTPLYGVVGLTSLLLEDKSLNKHKADLKSLKFSADYLLALINDVLQMNKMESNEVKLENVSFSLNDLMNSIVNSFEFTRVQNKNIIHLEVDKDIPTFLIGDSIRLSQILMNLVGNATKFTERGNIYITAKQTDSSEDRSKIFFEIKDDGPGIPESKKKVIFEEFSQLSNSNYNYQGTGLGLPIVKRLLKLFNSRITLESKEGEGSAFSFYITFKKDNSKKEQPTEIEPSDFIDHSGKKKILIVDDNRINQVVTKRILEKKDFECEVAGDGHQAIEMVNNGKYDLVLMDVNMPGISGLEASLEIRKFNRDIPILALTAVEVEEIREEIQAAGMSGIIIKPYDVQQFYQIVYKNLSINKLTEEV; encoded by the coding sequence TTGAAGAAGAATTACTTTCTTTACTTCTTAGTGTGTTTTTTTCTCTGGAATAATTCCGGGGCACAAACATCTGATGAGATTTCTGAAGATTCACTCAGGGTTATTTCGGAAACTATTGCAGATCAGATGGGTAAGTACCATTATGAACAGGCGATAGAGCAGTCCCATAACCTTTTGGGCCTGGCAAAAGACAAGGAAAATTTTTACTACGTTACTAAGGCTTACAATTATTTAGGCCATGCTTATACCGATCAGGAGGATAGTGCGCGTGCTCGTAAAAATTATACACTTGGTCTGGAATATGCCAAACTAAGTAAGAATGACACTGTTCTAATGCATTCTTATAATAATCTTGGAAATATTTATTCAGAGATCCCGGAAACTCAGGAAAAGGGAATCGCTTATTACAATAAAGTAATAGATATCGCTAATAGAATTGGTGCTACTTCAGAACTTATCGCTCCCAAGACGAATATTGGATGGACATACCTGGATGACGGTCAGTTCGAAAAAGCATTTCCTTATATCTATGGTTCTCTGGAATTAATGGATTCTCTGGTTCAGGAAAAACCGGAATATCTTAAAGAAATTGATTATTTCTATTCACCAATATATATGCTTCACGGCAGGTATTATTCTCATAAAAAACAATTCGATACCGCTAAGTATTATTTTGAGACCTCTATTGAGTTAGCAGAAAAAGATAGTTTGATATTTGAGGCTGCAGAGGCATATCAGGAGTATTCAAAAATGCTGGCGAGACAAGGAGATTATGAGGCTGCCTATTCCGCCCAGCAAAAGTTTATAGATTTTAAATCTATGATCTTCGAAAGCGAGAAGTTAAAGCAAACAGAGGTCGCTAACGCTAAATATAATATTAACCAGTATAAGAAGGATCTTTTAATTGCAGAGAAGGAGCAGAAGTATCAACATGACATCATTCAGAAATCTAAAGAGAAGGTGGTGGTCATGGTCTTTTCTTCCATAGGAATGATCTTTATCCTGGTATTTCTGTATAAAATTAACCGGGACCGGCAAAACCTAATTGAGAAACTGAAATTCAAGAACATCCAGTATAGGGATGCCAAGATCGAGGCCGAAAGACTTTCATTATTAAAAACCAGGTTTTTCAGTACCGTAAGTCATGAAATAAGAACTCCGTTATATGGAGTAGTGGGTTTAACTTCCCTTTTACTGGAAGATAAGAGTCTGAATAAACATAAGGCTGACCTTAAGTCTTTAAAATTCTCAGCAGATTATTTACTGGCCCTTATCAATGATGTACTCCAAATGAACAAGATGGAGTCTAATGAGGTGAAACTGGAAAATGTTTCTTTCAGCCTGAATGATCTTATGAACAGTATTGTAAATAGCTTTGAGTTTACGAGAGTTCAGAACAAGAACATTATCCACTTGGAGGTAGACAAGGACATACCAACTTTCTTAATTGGAGATTCCATACGGCTTTCCCAGATTCTTATGAACCTGGTGGGGAATGCCACGAAATTTACCGAAAGAGGAAATATATATATAACCGCAAAACAAACTGATTCTTCAGAAGATAGATCGAAAATATTTTTTGAGATCAAAGATGACGGCCCCGGGATTCCGGAAAGTAAAAAGAAGGTGATCTTTGAAGAATTCTCTCAGTTGAGCAATTCAAATTATAATTACCAGGGCACCGGTCTCGGACTTCCTATAGTGAAAAGGTTACTGAAACTTTTCAATTCCAGGATCACCCTTGAAAGTAAAGAAGGAGAGGGCTCTGCCTTTAGTTTTTACATAACCTTTAAAAAGGACAACTCTAAAAAGGAACAGCCCACAGAGATCGAGCCTTCAGATTTTATTGATCATTCCGGGAAAAAGAAGATCTTAATAGTGGACGATAACAGGATTAACCAGGTGGTTACCAAAAGGATCCTGGAAAAGAAAGATTTTGAATGTGAGGTTGCCGGAGACGGACATCAGGCAATTGAAATGGTTAATAACGGGAAGTATGACCTGGTTTTAATGGATGTCAATATGCCGGGAATTTCTGGTCTGGAAGCATCTCTGGAGATCAGAAAATTTAACCGGGATATTCCAATTCTTGCGCTTACCGCCGTTGAGGTAGAGGAGATCAGGGAAGAGATCCAGGCGGCAGGCATGAGTGGGATTATTATTAAACCTTATGATGTGCAGCAATTCTACCAGATCGTCTATAAAAATCTAAGTATTAATAAATTAACTGAAGAAGTTTAA
- a CDS encoding DUF6503 family protein — MKKISLLFAFLLIISCKQNNPEEKIPVEPDNGIGDGATPPKVFSFSENIEEAHNKAAFMTRQAISFDINLEFGGSTRLDGTVSMTTNSSKVRLDKSDGTSIIYNGDEVFITPDSANVEGARFDIFTWQYFFAMPFKLTDPGTVWEKQESRELDSLEYETAKLSFESNIGDSPDDWYIIYKDPETNRLKAAAYIVTFSKEREKAEEDPHAIIYSDYQNYEDVGLATKWSFHNWSEQDGFGEKLGEATLSNFNFFKPEEGYFEAPTAAKPVKK; from the coding sequence ATGAAGAAAATAAGCCTCCTTTTCGCTTTCCTATTGATCATAAGCTGTAAACAGAATAATCCTGAAGAAAAAATTCCTGTAGAACCAGATAACGGAATTGGAGATGGAGCAACACCGCCTAAAGTATTCTCCTTTTCTGAGAATATTGAAGAAGCTCACAACAAAGCAGCTTTTATGACCAGGCAAGCCATTTCTTTCGATATCAATCTTGAATTTGGCGGAAGCACAAGGCTTGATGGAACGGTTAGCATGACCACTAATTCCTCTAAAGTAAGATTGGATAAATCAGACGGAACTTCCATCATTTATAACGGAGATGAAGTTTTTATAACTCCAGATTCAGCAAATGTAGAAGGTGCCAGATTTGATATTTTTACCTGGCAATATTTTTTCGCTATGCCTTTTAAATTAACAGACCCGGGAACAGTATGGGAAAAACAGGAATCTCGAGAATTGGATAGCCTTGAATATGAAACTGCTAAGCTGAGTTTTGAATCGAACATAGGCGATTCACCAGACGACTGGTATATCATTTATAAAGATCCAGAAACAAACCGGCTGAAAGCGGCAGCATATATTGTAACCTTTAGTAAAGAGCGAGAGAAGGCAGAAGAGGATCCGCACGCTATAATTTATTCAGATTACCAGAATTATGAAGATGTAGGTCTAGCAACGAAATGGAGCTTCCATAACTGGAGCGAACAGGATGGTTTTGGTGAAAAACTAGGAGAGGCTACTCTTTCGAATTTTAATTTTTTCAAACCAGAGGAAGGTTACTTTGAGGCACCCACTGCAGCTAAACCAGTGAAGAAATAA
- the htpG gene encoding molecular chaperone HtpG — MATGKINVSVENIFPLIKKFLYSDHEIFLRELISNATDATLKLKHLSSLGEANVDYGNPVIEVKINKENKTLHITDQGIGMTKEEVEKYINEVAFSGAEEFLHKYKDSAKDSGIIGHFGLGFYSAFMVANKVEILTKSHKDEPAAHWVCEGTTEFTLEEGDKKEHGTEVILHINEDDKEFLEENRIQELLVKYNKFMPIPIKFGTKEETLPLPEDAKEDAKPETKTVDNIINNPEPAWTKQPTDLEEKDYNEFYRELYPMQFEEPLFHIHLNVDYPFNLTGILYFPRMAQDMNIQKDKIQLYQNQVFVTDNVEGIVPEFLTMLRGVIDSPDIPLNVSRSYLQADGAVKKISSYITRKVADKLKSLFNNNREDFEKKWNDIKIVIEYGMLTEDKFFEKADKFALYPTTDGEYYTFTELEEKIKENQTDKDGNVVVLYASNENEQHSYIEAAKDKGYKVLLLDSPIVSHLLQKLETSKEKISFVRVDSDHVDNLIKKDEDKISKLSEEEKEKLKSDFEKVIPSEKYTIQMEAMDSNAAPLIITQPEFMRRMKEMQQTGGGGMFGMGNMPEMYNLVVNTNHELINTILNTKTEKKQQRLIKQSLDLARLSQNLLKGEELTNFIKRSFEMVK, encoded by the coding sequence ATGGCAACCGGAAAAATAAATGTATCTGTTGAAAACATTTTTCCGCTCATCAAGAAGTTTTTATACAGTGATCATGAAATCTTTTTGAGGGAGCTTATATCAAATGCAACCGATGCGACTCTTAAACTTAAGCACCTTAGTAGCCTTGGCGAGGCCAATGTAGACTATGGTAACCCTGTGATCGAAGTGAAGATCAATAAAGAGAATAAAACGCTTCACATTACAGACCAGGGAATTGGGATGACCAAAGAAGAAGTAGAAAAGTACATCAACGAAGTTGCTTTTTCTGGGGCTGAAGAGTTCTTACATAAATATAAAGATTCCGCCAAGGACAGTGGAATTATCGGCCATTTTGGCCTGGGATTCTATTCGGCCTTTATGGTAGCGAATAAAGTTGAAATACTTACAAAATCTCATAAAGATGAGCCAGCCGCTCATTGGGTTTGTGAAGGTACTACAGAATTCACCCTTGAAGAAGGAGATAAAAAAGAGCACGGTACTGAGGTCATACTTCATATTAATGAAGATGACAAGGAATTTTTAGAAGAGAACCGTATTCAGGAATTATTGGTGAAGTATAACAAGTTTATGCCAATCCCGATCAAATTTGGAACCAAGGAAGAAACCCTTCCTCTTCCTGAAGATGCTAAGGAGGATGCAAAACCGGAAACTAAGACCGTTGATAATATCATCAACAATCCGGAACCAGCATGGACCAAGCAACCTACAGATCTTGAAGAAAAAGATTATAATGAGTTCTACAGAGAATTGTATCCTATGCAATTCGAGGAGCCATTATTCCATATACACTTAAATGTAGATTATCCTTTCAACCTTACGGGAATCCTTTATTTCCCTAGAATGGCCCAGGATATGAATATCCAGAAGGATAAAATTCAGCTTTACCAGAACCAGGTTTTTGTAACCGATAATGTTGAAGGTATCGTTCCTGAATTCCTAACTATGCTGAGAGGAGTGATAGATTCACCAGATATTCCACTTAACGTTTCCAGATCTTACCTGCAGGCAGATGGTGCCGTGAAAAAGATCTCTAGCTATATCACCAGGAAAGTGGCAGATAAGCTGAAGAGTCTTTTCAATAATAACAGGGAAGATTTTGAGAAGAAATGGAACGATATTAAGATCGTTATAGAATATGGTATGCTTACCGAGGATAAGTTCTTCGAAAAAGCAGACAAATTCGCTCTATATCCAACCACAGACGGCGAGTATTATACTTTCACTGAACTGGAAGAAAAGATCAAAGAAAACCAGACCGATAAAGACGGGAATGTGGTGGTGCTTTATGCTTCTAATGAAAATGAGCAGCACAGCTATATCGAAGCTGCGAAAGATAAAGGGTATAAAGTACTGTTACTGGATTCTCCAATCGTTTCCCACTTATTGCAAAAACTGGAAACTTCTAAAGAAAAGATCTCATTTGTACGTGTAGATTCAGATCACGTAGATAACCTTATCAAAAAAGATGAGGATAAGATCTCTAAACTTTCAGAAGAAGAAAAAGAGAAACTGAAAAGTGATTTTGAAAAGGTGATCCCATCAGAAAAATACACTATCCAGATGGAAGCTATGGACAGTAATGCTGCGCCACTTATCATCACCCAGCCCGAATTTATGCGTAGAATGAAAGAAATGCAGCAAACCGGTGGTGGTGGAATGTTTGGAATGGGTAATATGCCTGAAATGTATAACCTTGTGGTGAACACAAATCACGAACTCATCAATACAATCCTTAATACCAAAACAGAGAAAAAACAACAGCGTCTAATCAAGCAGTCCTTAGACCTGGCGAGACTTTCTCAGAATTTATTAAAGGGTGAAGAATTAACTAATTTCATCAAGAGAAGTTTTGAAATGGTAAAATAG
- a CDS encoding TetR family transcriptional regulator C-terminal domain-containing protein: protein MAKKSGNSKVKTAPTADKLIAIYMDYVLEHEKTPKSVYKFAKDNDMTEADFYKHFGSFEGLRKAIWDKFFENSINVMEKSKEYTTFDNREKLLTFFYTFFEVLTANRSYVLYVLNEHGQSLKGLDQLKTLRKKIKNYAKTLIQDGNREKSLKLFQQNEMIFSEGVWVQFLFLLKFWMDDNSPAFESTDIAIEKSVNTVFDLFDNTPLERVVDFGKFLWNERMA, encoded by the coding sequence ATGGCAAAGAAATCAGGAAATAGTAAAGTGAAGACAGCTCCAACTGCAGATAAATTGATTGCTATATATATGGATTACGTACTCGAGCATGAGAAAACTCCAAAAAGTGTATATAAGTTCGCCAAGGATAATGATATGACCGAGGCAGATTTCTATAAGCATTTTGGAAGTTTTGAAGGCTTAAGAAAAGCGATCTGGGATAAGTTTTTCGAGAACAGCATAAATGTAATGGAAAAGTCCAAGGAGTACACGACTTTCGATAATCGTGAAAAGCTACTTACTTTTTTCTATACATTTTTTGAAGTACTCACGGCAAACCGAAGTTACGTTCTTTACGTACTTAATGAACACGGACAGTCATTAAAAGGTTTGGATCAGTTGAAAACTTTAAGAAAGAAAATCAAGAATTACGCAAAGACTCTTATTCAGGATGGCAACAGAGAAAAGTCATTGAAATTGTTTCAGCAAAATGAAATGATCTTTTCTGAAGGAGTTTGGGTACAGTTCTTATTCTTATTGAAATTCTGGATGGATGACAATTCTCCGGCATTTGAAAGTACAGATATAGCAATAGAAAAATCGGTGAACACGGTATTTGATCTATTTGATAACACTCCCTTAGAAAGAGTGGTAGATTTTGGAAAATTTCTGTGGAATGAAAGAATGGCGTGA
- a CDS encoding AarF/ABC1/UbiB kinase family protein translates to MKTIDKIPTGKIGRTGKLVSTGVKIGGNYLKYYGKKAFNPELTRDELDEDNASDIYDGLKSLKGSALKVAQMLSMEKNLLPGAYVEKFSLAQFSVPPLSAPLVRKTFKKYHGEYPEDLYDTFAAQSVNAASIGQVHKATKEGKKLAVKIQYPGVADSISSDLAMVKPIALKMFNLQAKDSEKYFQEVEGKLLEETDYILEVKQSKEISQASAHIPNLRFPKYYEDLSSERIITMDWMDGMHLSEFAKKNEDQELANKIGQALWDFYMFQIHGLKQVHADPHPGNFLVDKDENLIAIDFGCIKQIPEDFYEPYFSLTNRENLNNKEFFFERLYELEILNKKDSEKEKEFFSEMFHEMFTMFSTPYQSEKFDFTDEKFWKHLTELSEKYSKDPELRRMNGNRGSRHFLYMSRTFFGLYNLLHDLKAKVDIQNFRVYL, encoded by the coding sequence ATGAAAACCATAGATAAAATACCAACAGGAAAAATAGGCAGGACCGGGAAGCTGGTTTCCACAGGAGTAAAAATCGGTGGAAATTACCTCAAATATTACGGGAAGAAAGCCTTTAATCCTGAATTAACCAGGGACGAACTTGATGAGGACAACGCCTCAGATATTTATGATGGTCTTAAAAGTTTAAAGGGTAGTGCCCTTAAGGTTGCACAAATGCTCTCCATGGAGAAAAACCTTTTACCTGGAGCTTATGTTGAAAAATTCAGTCTGGCTCAGTTTAGTGTTCCACCACTTTCTGCTCCTTTGGTAAGAAAGACATTTAAGAAATATCACGGAGAATATCCGGAAGATTTATATGATACGTTTGCAGCCCAATCGGTAAATGCGGCCAGCATCGGACAGGTGCATAAGGCCACAAAAGAAGGGAAAAAACTTGCTGTGAAAATCCAATATCCGGGGGTTGCAGACAGTATCAGTTCAGATCTTGCTATGGTAAAGCCAATAGCTTTAAAGATGTTCAATCTTCAGGCTAAAGATTCAGAAAAATATTTTCAAGAAGTTGAAGGTAAACTTCTTGAAGAAACAGATTATATACTTGAAGTTAAACAGAGTAAGGAGATATCTCAAGCTTCAGCGCATATTCCAAATCTAAGATTCCCCAAATACTATGAAGACCTTTCCAGTGAACGTATTATCACGATGGATTGGATGGATGGTATGCACCTAAGCGAATTTGCTAAAAAGAATGAAGATCAGGAACTGGCGAATAAAATAGGACAGGCCCTTTGGGATTTTTATATGTTCCAGATCCATGGATTAAAGCAAGTGCACGCAGATCCGCATCCTGGTAATTTCCTGGTAGATAAAGATGAAAATCTTATCGCGATAGATTTTGGATGTATCAAGCAGATACCTGAAGATTTTTATGAACCTTATTTCTCCCTTACAAATAGAGAAAATTTAAATAATAAGGAATTCTTTTTTGAAAGGCTTTATGAGCTTGAAATCCTGAATAAGAAAGATTCAGAAAAAGAGAAAGAGTTCTTTTCAGAAATGTTTCATGAGATGTTTACCATGTTTTCGACACCATATCAGTCTGAAAAATTTGATTTTACAGATGAAAAGTTCTGGAAACATCTTACAGAATTGAGTGAAAAATATTCGAAAGACCCTGAATTACGAAGAATGAATGGAAATAGAGGAAGTAGACATTTTCTCTATATGAGTAGGACCTTTTTTGGCCTTTATAATCTATTACATGATCTTAAAGCGAAAGTAGACATTCAAAATTTTAGAGTGTATCTCTAA
- a CDS encoding beta-ketoacyl-ACP synthase III, with protein MYQTKIAGLGKYVPENVVTNDDLSKLMETNDEWITERTGIKERRHIKKGDGNSTAVMGFKAAKIAIERAGISKDDIDLIVFATLSPDYYFPGCGVQVQEMLDIDTCPALDVRNQCSGFVYGLSVADQFIKTGMYKNVLVIGSENHSGGLDFTTRGRSVSVIFGDGAGAAVLTRSDHNGQGILSTHLHSEGKHALELSLKGPSTEHWVPEIIAENPQGDDIPYYPYMNGQFVFKNAIQRFSEVINEGLQANGLEVSDIDMLIPHQANLRISQFVQQKFKLNDDQVYNNIQRYGNTTAASIPIALTEAWEEGKIKEEDVVVLAAFGSGFTWGSAIIKW; from the coding sequence ATGTATCAGACAAAAATTGCAGGATTAGGAAAATATGTTCCGGAAAACGTTGTTACGAATGATGACCTTTCCAAATTGATGGAGACTAATGACGAATGGATCACTGAGCGCACAGGAATTAAAGAACGAAGACATATTAAAAAAGGTGATGGCAATTCTACAGCTGTCATGGGTTTTAAAGCAGCTAAAATTGCTATAGAACGTGCAGGAATATCAAAAGACGATATAGATCTTATTGTTTTTGCAACCTTAAGTCCCGACTATTATTTTCCAGGATGTGGTGTACAGGTTCAGGAAATGCTGGATATTGATACTTGTCCCGCACTAGATGTTCGTAACCAGTGTAGTGGATTTGTGTATGGGCTTTCTGTAGCAGACCAGTTCATTAAAACAGGAATGTATAAGAATGTTTTGGTGATAGGTAGCGAGAACCATAGTGGAGGCCTGGATTTTACAACCAGGGGACGCTCTGTTTCTGTGATCTTTGGTGATGGAGCAGGGGCAGCCGTTCTTACAAGAAGTGATCACAATGGCCAGGGAATTTTATCTACGCACCTTCATTCTGAAGGGAAACACGCTTTAGAACTTTCCTTGAAAGGACCAAGTACAGAACATTGGGTGCCGGAGATTATCGCGGAAAATCCACAGGGAGATGATATCCCATATTATCCTTACATGAACGGCCAGTTTGTATTTAAGAATGCCATTCAGCGTTTTTCAGAAGTTATTAATGAAGGATTACAGGCTAATGGTCTGGAAGTTTCAGATATCGATATGCTTATTCCACACCAGGCAAATCTTAGAATCTCTCAGTTCGTTCAGCAGAAATTCAAATTGAATGACGACCAGGTTTATAATAACATTCAGCGATACGGAAATACAACTGCTGCTTCTATCCCGATTGCTCTTACTGAGGCCTGGGAAGAAGGAAAGATTAAAGAAGAAGATGTGGTGGTGCTTGCTGCTTTTGGTAGTGGGTTTACCTGGGGAAGTGCGATCATTAAATGGTAG
- a CDS encoding DUF2007 domain-containing protein, with amino-acid sequence MSVEESYKRVYTGPETNVQYLQELFDKEGIHSRVRNDFDSGLRAGFGGGLPGQVLLFVLEREYEKAVKIAKETFPKDFNNE; translated from the coding sequence ATGAGTGTAGAAGAGAGCTATAAAAGGGTCTATACCGGCCCTGAAACCAACGTACAATATTTACAGGAATTATTTGATAAAGAAGGAATACACTCCCGGGTGCGTAATGACTTTGATTCTGGACTAAGAGCCGGTTTTGGAGGAGGATTGCCTGGACAGGTCTTGCTTTTTGTCCTGGAGAGGGAATATGAGAAAGCTGTAAAGATCGCCAAAGAAACCTTCCCGAAAGATTTCAATAATGAATAA
- a CDS encoding fasciclin domain-containing protein, which yields MKKLKLFTLLSMFLILGTTAIGQTAKIETKMVGGAEMYPSKNIVENAVNSNDHTTLVAAVKAAGLVDVLSSEGPFTVFAPTNSAFEALPDGTVETLLKEENQNKLQSVLTYHVLAGDYEAADIVAAIKKGNGKATFTTVNGAEVSAMLDGDKVKLQDASGNVATVTVADVDQSNGVIHVIDTVILP from the coding sequence ATGAAAAAGCTAAAACTTTTTACCCTGTTAAGTATGTTCCTTATTTTAGGGACTACTGCAATTGGTCAAACCGCCAAGATCGAAACCAAAATGGTTGGAGGAGCTGAAATGTATCCTTCTAAAAATATTGTTGAGAATGCCGTGAATTCCAATGACCATACAACCCTTGTGGCAGCAGTTAAAGCCGCTGGTCTTGTAGATGTGCTTTCTAGTGAGGGACCCTTCACAGTATTCGCTCCAACGAATTCAGCCTTTGAAGCCCTGCCAGACGGAACTGTTGAAACACTTTTGAAGGAAGAGAACCAGAATAAATTACAATCGGTTCTAACATACCACGTATTGGCCGGTGACTATGAAGCTGCAGATATTGTTGCAGCGATAAAAAAGGGAAATGGAAAAGCCACTTTTACCACGGTTAATGGAGCAGAGGTTTCTGCTATGTTAGATGGTGATAAAGTAAAATTACAGGATGCTTCTGGGAATGTTGCTACGGTAACTGTCGCTGATGTAGATCAATCGAATGGAGTGATCCATGTCATTGATACTGTGATCTTACCATAA
- a CDS encoding DUF4136 domain-containing protein — protein sequence MRFLKFNSLVLLLSILMASCGSSGPTVKDDVKKLKSYDSYAYLPNKDTIINREFDNEEIQTTIIETINANMRDNGFVLDKRTPDVLVHFYPMFDEKIAVNANPVYTNYAYYRPGHYVGPYYQDYMYDNYFTVQRLNGPRVEQVPYRERTIVIDFIDRRSNEILWRGTTEESISTRRMNREIREYVDEIFKDVF from the coding sequence ATGAGATTTTTAAAATTCAATTCTTTAGTCTTACTCCTTAGTATCCTAATGGCCTCATGTGGATCTAGCGGGCCAACGGTTAAGGATGATGTGAAAAAATTAAAGTCGTACGATTCGTATGCTTATCTGCCTAATAAGGATACTATTATTAATCGTGAATTCGACAATGAAGAAATTCAGACCACTATAATTGAGACCATAAATGCCAATATGCGTGATAACGGTTTTGTGCTGGATAAAAGAACTCCAGATGTATTAGTGCATTTTTATCCAATGTTCGATGAGAAGATAGCAGTGAATGCTAACCCGGTATATACCAATTACGCCTATTATCGTCCTGGTCATTATGTTGGGCCGTATTATCAGGATTATATGTATGATAATTATTTTACCGTGCAACGTCTGAATGGTCCACGGGTGGAACAGGTGCCTTATCGTGAAAGAACTATCGTTATAGATTTTATAGACCGGAGGTCAAATGAGATCCTTTGGAGAGGTACTACCGAGGAATCTATAAGTACCCGAAGAATGAACAGAGAAATTCGAGAATATGTAGATGAGATCTTTAAAGATGTATTCTAA